TGCCCTGGAACGACCGCGACGCCACCGAGCAGCTCGTCACCCAGCATCGGAGCGAGCTGGCCGCGGTGATCGTCGACCCGCTCAGCAACCGCATGGGGTTCATCCCGCCCGCCGAGGGCTTCCTCGCGTTCCTCCGCGCGCTCACCCGGGCCCACGGCATCCTCCTCATCTACGACGAGGTCATCAGCTTTCGGGTCGGCTACACGGGCGCCCAGGGTCGCTACGGCGGGGAGCCCGACCTCACCGCGTTCGGGAAGATCATCGGTGGCGGCTTCCCCATCGGGGCCACCGGCGGGACGGCCGAGGTGATGGAAGTCTTCGACCCGGGGACGCGGGGGCCGCGGATCGCCTCCGGCGGCACCTTCAGCGCGAACCCGGTCAGCATGGCGGCGGGCCTGGCGGCGATGCGCGCGCTCGACCCGGCGGCGTTCGACCGGCTGGAGGCCTTCGGGGCCCGGCTGCGGGCGCGGCTCGGCGAGGTGTTCCGCGCGAGCGGGGTGCCGGGTCAGGTGACCGGCGACGGCTCGCTCTTCCGGCTCCTCCTGACCACGCGGCCGCTCCGGAGCTACCGTGACGCGCCCGACTCGGCCGCCGAGCGGCGGATGGAGCGGCTCTTCCTCCACCTGCTCGAGGCCGGGGTGCTCGTGAACACCAACGGGCTCGGCTGCCTGTCCACGCCCATGACGGACGCGGAGATCGACGAGCTCGCGGTGGCGCTCGAGCGCGCGCTGGGCCGCCTGGCCCGGGAGACCGCCGCCGGTTAGCGCGCACGGGCTACGGAATGAACCCGGGGACGTGACCGATCCCGGCCACGACGTGACGGGCGAGGTTGACGTAGAAGAACCCGAAGACCGCCGCGGGACAGCCGAACGTCAGGAGGTTGACGGGCAGGGCCCGTCTCCACGCGCCAGCCAGGCGCGCGCGGAACTCCGGGACGACGGCCGCGAGAACCGCCGGCGCCACAACCATGGCCATCAGGACGAACACGACCGAGTAGCGCGTCAGCAGGGCCAGCGTGACGAACAGGACGAACAGGCCGCGCGCCCGCCACCTCGCACCGGCGAACCCCGACTCTTCGAGGTCTAGGTAGTAGTAGAGCCCGGCAGGGTCAGGCACGTGGCGAGCGCGTAGGCGCGCACTTCGAGGCCGACGTCGACCGCGCTGGCGGAAAGGCCGAACGCCAGGACGGCCACTTCGGCCAGCCAGGCCTGGCCGACCAGGCGCCCGGCGACCTTTCCCATGAGGGCCGCGGCCACCACCGTGGCCACGATCGAGGGGAAGGCGATAGATGAGGGGGTGATGACCAAGGCGGACGGCCGCCTTCAGGACGAGGTAGTACACTGCCGCGACGAGCGGGAGAGCGGCGGCGTGGGGGCCCCCGCGAGAACGGATCGCCTCATCCGCGAGCCCGAAAGTTCGGCGGCGGGCCGACCACTCTCACCGGCCCCGCGTCCGAAGCTCGAGCCTGGCTCATGGGCGGAGCGCCGCGGCCTTCACCGGACTGCCCGCCATGGAATCGTCCAGCAGGGCGTCCACCGTGGGTGTGGCCGTCACCACCATGAAGATCTGGTAAGAGAAGAGCCCACGGGCCACCTGGATCAGGATGTCGTTCACCCACACCAGGAAACGGGACAGCCTGTTCAACCCGAGCGCCTCGGGAAACGGCGCCGGGATCCCCCCGAGCCGCTCGACCCGGAACCCGCACTGCTCGAAGAGCGCGCGCAAGGTCCTGAACGTGTACAGCCGCGTATGCGTGAGATCCAGGATGCCGCGCTTGCCGTAATTGAAGTTCCCCAACAGCATCTGCAGTCTCACGATCCAGAACG
This region of Candidatus Methylomirabilota bacterium genomic DNA includes:
- a CDS encoding aspartate aminotransferase family protein: MTNRFLEPDSASARLFERARQVIPGGTSKANMHVRPHPLYMAFGAGCRVTDVDGVERLDAIGNFTALIHGHAFPPVVEAVSRQVARGTAFAASSPEEVALAELLVGRVPGLERIRFGNSGTEAVMMAIKAARAYTGRDRIAKFEGAYHGYYDDVQVSFNSRSPDWGPDEAPASVPSSGGIPKHRVLETLVLPWNDRDATEQLVTQHRSELAAVIVDPLSNRMGFIPPAEGFLAFLRALTRAHGILLIYDEVISFRVGYTGAQGRYGGEPDLTAFGKIIGGGFPIGATGGTAEVMEVFDPGTRGPRIASGGTFSANPVSMAAGLAAMRALDPAAFDRLEAFGARLRARLGEVFRASGVPGQVTGDGSLFRLLLTTRPLRSYRDAPDSAAERRMERLFLHLLEAGVLVNTNGLGCLSTPMTDAEIDELAVALERALGRLARETAAG